A section of the Bacillota bacterium genome encodes:
- a CDS encoding ferrous iron transport protein A encodes MKKRLLPLGFVPAGSTVLIRELDGGRNLSHRLTEMGLVCGTAIRVIKNDVGGPLIISVGEGRLALGRGMALKILVEEEVL; translated from the coding sequence ATGAAGAAACGTCTCTTACCACTTGGCTTTGTTCCAGCCGGCAGTACAGTCTTAATTCGAGAACTCGATGGTGGTAGGAACTTGTCTCACCGACTGACAGAAATGGGGCTTGTTTGTGGCACTGCAATAAGGGTGATAAAAAACGATGTGGGCGGTCCGCTGATTATCTCTGTGGGTGAAGGTCGACTGGCTTTGGGACGCGGTATGGCCCTTAAAATATTAGTGGAAGAAGAGGTATTGTAG
- the feoB gene encoding ferrous iron transport protein B, with protein sequence MLGGTNFKGGIDVEAAQVLNTEAQCELPLVIALAGNPNSGKTTVFNNLTGSRQHVGNWPGVTVEKKEGELVFQGEPIRVVDLPGTYSLGAYSEDEGVACDYILFKKPDVVINIVDATNLERNLYLTVQLMEMGANVVVALNMYDELEAKKTTIDIEQLEKLLGVPVVPTVAIRNKGLKELVARSVNCAQLRQRKSVGVNYGPKLEEVINLMETEIRANAAIAADFPSRWLALRILEQDETTMGRLARYPGSEQLLKRLQEIVDRLDLAEEDIESTLIDRRYDFIVNMAKQTVVRQQSAMEQKSLSDRIDAIVTHRYLGIPIFLLVMWTVFQLTFVIGDRLVDLVEAFFDWSAGIAANWLINIGAPELLTSLVTDGIINGIGAVLAFMPHIMLLFFAISLLEDSGYMARAAYIMDRFMHVLGLHGKSFIPLLLGFGCTVPAIMATRTLENKRDRLITILITPLMSCSARLPIYALFVGAFFTANKGLVIFSLYLLGMVLAIVMGVLFSRFLFKGETSYFVMELPPYRLPTFKSTFIHMWERARMFIRKAGSIILMAVVLVWALANLPLGVQYASQESMLGQIGTFLAPLFRLAGFGTWEAGVALAFGVLAKEVVVSTLGVVYGVQEAGLTQVIAQHWTPLAAYSFMVMSLLYTPCAAAIATIRRETNSLGWTAFAVGYTMLLGWGAAVLVYQVGSLLGFS encoded by the coding sequence ATGTTAGGCGGGACTAACTTTAAGGGAGGAATAGATGTGGAAGCAGCACAAGTTCTAAATACAGAAGCACAGTGTGAATTACCGCTGGTTATTGCCTTGGCCGGCAACCCTAATTCAGGCAAAACAACTGTTTTTAACAATTTGACCGGCTCTCGTCAACATGTAGGCAATTGGCCAGGGGTGACGGTGGAGAAAAAAGAAGGTGAGCTTGTTTTTCAGGGAGAACCTATCCGGGTGGTGGATCTTCCGGGGACTTATAGCTTAGGCGCTTATTCCGAAGATGAAGGAGTAGCCTGTGATTATATTTTGTTTAAAAAACCTGATGTGGTTATCAACATTGTCGATGCTACTAACTTAGAGCGCAATTTGTATCTTACTGTTCAGCTGATGGAAATGGGAGCCAATGTAGTGGTGGCTCTTAATATGTACGATGAGCTTGAAGCTAAAAAAACAACCATTGATATAGAGCAGCTGGAAAAACTGCTGGGGGTGCCGGTGGTACCAACGGTGGCTATTCGAAACAAAGGTCTTAAGGAGTTAGTGGCCCGGTCGGTTAATTGTGCCCAGCTTCGGCAGCGGAAGTCGGTTGGAGTTAACTATGGCCCTAAGCTAGAAGAGGTTATAAACTTAATGGAGACGGAAATTAGGGCCAACGCTGCCATAGCAGCTGATTTTCCATCTCGCTGGCTAGCGCTGAGGATATTAGAGCAGGACGAAACGACCATGGGCCGATTAGCTCGCTATCCCGGAAGCGAGCAGCTACTAAAACGCCTACAGGAAATTGTTGATCGCTTGGACTTAGCTGAAGAAGATATCGAATCCACGCTAATTGATCGGCGGTATGACTTTATCGTCAATATGGCTAAGCAGACTGTGGTTCGGCAGCAGTCAGCGATGGAACAAAAATCGTTATCCGATCGCATCGATGCCATCGTCACCCATCGATACCTAGGCATTCCTATTTTTCTGCTGGTAATGTGGACTGTCTTTCAGCTGACATTTGTTATAGGGGATCGGTTAGTCGATTTAGTGGAAGCGTTTTTTGACTGGTCAGCAGGGATCGCTGCTAACTGGCTGATTAATATTGGGGCGCCGGAATTGCTGACGTCGCTGGTAACCGACGGTATCATTAACGGTATCGGTGCAGTGTTGGCATTTATGCCTCATATTATGCTGCTCTTTTTCGCTATTTCGTTACTGGAAGATAGCGGCTATATGGCTCGGGCCGCCTATATTATGGACCGTTTTATGCACGTGCTTGGTTTGCATGGAAAGTCATTTATTCCGTTGCTGTTGGGTTTCGGGTGCACTGTCCCGGCCATTATGGCTACGCGTACTTTGGAGAACAAACGGGACCGTTTGATTACTATTTTGATTACGCCGCTTATGTCTTGTAGTGCTCGTTTACCGATCTATGCCTTGTTTGTCGGGGCTTTCTTCACGGCTAATAAAGGGCTGGTGATATTCTCCCTTTATTTGCTGGGAATGGTGCTGGCCATAGTAATGGGCGTATTATTTAGCCGGTTTTTGTTTAAGGGCGAGACCTCGTACTTTGTGATGGAATTGCCGCCTTATCGTTTGCCCACTTTCAAAAGTACTTTTATCCATATGTGGGAGCGAGCGCGGATGTTTATTCGTAAGGCCGGTAGCATTATCTTAATGGCAGTGGTTTTGGTATGGGCGCTGGCTAATTTGCCATTGGGGGTACAGTACGCCAGCCAAGAGAGCATGTTAGGACAAATTGGAACATTTCTTGCCCCGCTATTTAGGCTGGCTGGGTTCGGTACTTGGGAAGCAGGAGTAGCACTGGCTTTCGGAGTTTTGGCCAAAGAGGTGGTGGTGAGCACGTTAGGAGTTGTCTATGGGGTGCAGGAGGCTGGGTTAACCCAGGTGATCGCTCAACACTGGACGCCGCTAGCGGCTTACTCGTTTATGGTTATGAGTCTGTTATATACACCATGTGCTGCTGCTATTGCTACTATTAGAAGAGAAACAAATTCCCTCGGCTGGACTGCCTTTGCCGTGGGCTATACCATGCTATTGGGTTGGGGAGCAGCGGTGTTAGTATATCAAGTGGGTAGCCTCCTGGGTTTTAGCTAG